atattaaatataaatttgaataacatatgtcagaatacctaaacttaacatataaattagtttagttcaaatatttggtagagaataaataattattttaagtatttttggtgttttaagtatacttttactattttagatatttactattgattatttgtatatattttcaagtatttaaagcAGCctaaaagtattatatatattctagattttttatacacattaaatctaaaaataattaatatatatcagtatataaatctatttcggatacattcgggtacccgaaatacttcgtttcggatcggattcggtttcgattctccaaaaactaaaattttgaataattcggatatttaatcaatttcggttcgggtttagtACTACTGTTTCGGATCgggatcggttcggttcttcggattcggCTATTTTGCCCAGCCCTTATATTATTGACATGAAAAACAGATAGAAACTTTGAAAAAATACATCCCCACGGGCGTGTGGATCAAAGTCTAGTTTCTATTAAAATAGGTCTTTcggagtattttttttttttaattaagccATAGGCCAATGATTAAAGACACCTTAAATCAacagaagattttttttaaggGGAATTGGGCTGTATAACCTTCcaacaaattataattcattgTATGCAAAAAGACATAGCTTGCAAATATGTATTGTGTCTTTTGTATAATAATGCCATTGTACCCTTGTATACAACCGGTGAAACTTGTAACTGTAAAAAGTAAAACGTGGTCTTTCATTACCCACACATCTTTTTGAATTGAATTTCTTCTCACCAAAAGAACAATCAATTGTTCTAAAGAAGAGACAACGATGAAGTCATAGACGGTGAGCACACACAacaactctttcattttttttcataaataaattgattctcacaatcatgattttattttcataCTCTGTTTtcgtttctgtttttgttttacagATCCAGTGGTGAAAAAAAAGACAACGATGAAAGCGTAGACGGTGAGCACACACAacaactctttcatttttttccctTTCACAATCATGCTTTTGTTTCCATACTTTGTTTTtcgtttctgtttttgttttacagATCTAGTGGTGAAGAACAAAGACGGCGAGTCGGTAAAAGCATCGTCGtgtcagaaaaaaaagagaggagatgAAGACGATCTCTATATGGCGGTAAAAAATAATGATGGTGAACGAAATGAATGTGTATCGGCCTgtctaaaaaaaagaagaattgaagaagatgaactcgCCTTCTATACTATATTCGGTGAAATgaataatatagtatatattcttaAGTATACCTATGTACGGTTACCATACTACTTGAGGCATATTTCTATACTACtccttaaaaatgtaataatatgtcatgtttttaaatttgataggtctcttctttgtcattttgtgtgattgattgtaatatgaaattcatttttcgAATGTTagataaatttgattatttggaaCATTCGTTTACGATACTATTTAGACTATATGGAATATAAGATATACAACATGCTAACCAAGTAAATGTGATTTCAAGTGTTTAATAttggaaaacaatttatatattgtatttgaGTTTATAGGTTCATGTCTAAggtttagatttactaagtaaaagtttgggtatagtaaaccatattatatatgttctatttgggtttatgcttccttgattagggtttagcttaatatatttatttatgtttagggtttagtaattaggatttagagtttagagtttaatattttgtatagtttattattacataatattgtgcactattttaagattttaatatttGGGTTAGGGTtcaaatttgggtttagggtttaatatttggatttagggtttagtgattctgggtttagggtttagtaattgGAAGGTGGGTGTTGAGGTTGAGGTCAACATAACTTCTTACATGCAAGCATATACAGTTCATAATTTCACCAGTATGTACTATACTATTGATTTTGTTCCATTTTAtctgagtttagggtttatatttgtatttaaaatttatatttaggtttataatttagtgattagggtttagggtttagtatttggaaagTGGGGGTTGAGATTGGGGCCATCATTAATTTCTTACATGCAAGTTtagacatttcataatttcGTAAATAGGTgctatactatttattttatttcattctatttaggtttagagtttatatttggatttaagatttatattttggttttgcttTAGTGAATAGGGTCTAcgatttagtatttagggttagggtttaaatttgagtttagggtttactgattttgggtttagggtttagtaattgGAAGGTGGAGGTTGAGGTTGGGGTCAACATAACTTATTTCATGCAagcatatatatttcataatttcaccaatatgtactatacCTTTGATTTTGTTCTATTCTATctgagtttatggtttatatttgtatttaagatttatatttgggtttaagatttagtgattagggtttagggtttagtatttagtatttggaaggtggGAGTTGAAATTGGGGCCATCATTAACTTCTTACGTACAATCCtaaacatttcataatttcGTAAATATGTACTATTTACTTTATTTCATTATgtttaggtttagagtttatatttagatttaggatttatattttgattttggcTTTAGTGTATAAcatttaggatttagtatttaggggttgTGGATGTGATTGTGATATGCTTTAATATCTAGAGTAGAAATGgaattgatgttttatattattttgttaatatgaagtaaatagaATACCATTTATTGcaggaatgttttatttttgtccaCTTATTTATTGAACACAGTGAAAGTGAAACGTATGCGGTTATTTAATACGTAACGTGGAATGTGTATCTTCCCTTTTAAGATAATAGTTCGTGGTAAATAATGGTCGTACATGTTGTTGTCAATATCATCTCACCATCTCTTCTTTACCGGTTACTTGTAAGTCCAAGAAGTAAAACCGGCTCAGATCAAGCTAAATTGTTAGATACTTATTTCTGTCAGAATCAATGTTCTGCACTTTAACTTTCATTCCAAACTTAGTCATTTCACAAATTCACCCTTTTTTGAACTTCATGTGTTCGAAAGCCTGTGTATAGTCTTTGATTAACTTAGCCCCAAACCCGAATATGACTTGAAGACTCCTTAAATCAACAAAAGTTCTTTTCCCCGACaattttagttaaataatttgcgttcaaaaaacaaaagagagcaTTTAACCATTAGAAATCCATTGAAATGAGCAAACGTAGATTTCCATTCATACGAGTTACATTTCATATATAGCTTCAGAAACCTTATGAGTGGGCCTGAAATTTATTCATAATGGGCCGAGAACTACACAAGGCCCATAAAGGTTCTTTCTTACGCATCGCCATCCCCGGAGTCTCCGTCATGTCGACCATCTCACCATTGACTTTTTCCCAGTCAAAGCACTGTATCAACGATCCTAACGCCAACGTCACGATCCTCTGCCCTAAACCGACGCCTGGACACGCTCTCCGTCCATTGCCAAATGGCATTAGCTTATGAACGTCTTCTCCTCCTTCTCCGATGTTAAACCGTTCCGGTTTGAACTTCTCTGGTTCGTTCCAGAGACTTGGATCTCTGTGTATAGCCCACGCGTTCACCATCACCATCGTTCCACGTGGAACGTCGTACCCTCCGACTTTGATATCCTCTGTCGTCGATCTTGGCACTAAGAGCGGCGCAGCAGGGTATAGCCGGAATGTTTCGGACAGTATGTTCTGAAGGTAAGGCAAGTTTACTAGGTCTGGTTCGTCGATCAAACGTTCTTGTCCAATTTTCTCGTCGATCTCTTGTTTTGCCTTTTCCAGTGACTCTGGATGGTTTAGCAAACACGCCATCGCCCATTCTAGGGTTACGGCAGAGGTATCTGTTCCGGCGATCATCATGCCCTATTTCACGCATAATTaacagaaatatatataaatacttgttaagtatatatatacagcTTAAGTAACTATAAATATTAACATGACTAGCCAGAACGCAACAGCCGTCTTCACAACAACATGACTACATCTCCGCAGATCGTTAACATGACTAGTTGATCCGTAAGACTATCGTAGATAGCAAGGAAATAACGCAAGAAGTTTCTGAATCTTTTGCAATTGTGGCTAAAATGCTTCTAGTTGTATGTTGGGGATCCTAATTCCCAATAAGTAAGCTTCTTTGTTGTTTATATTCATTTTTGGCAATAAAAGGTTCAATCGAACTACCTCTTTGGAAGAGTGGTCCTGAGCATAGTGAAGTGAAACATAGGATTAGGGCcccaaaattttttaaaaaaaaattacactgaaaaaaatcccaaaatcataaataaaaatatttttgttaaaaccttattaaaatgtttatggCCCTCAACATTTTAGAGACACTCATGCCTCTTTGAACatgtacaaaaattaaaaacgtttcattttataataattcacagattattttaaaaaaattacaataaagtAATAAAGGTTTTTACAGTTTCAAAGTCTAAAACCTACAAGTATATTAGATCGTTAAAATTTGGAGATCAAAACAAATGTCTTATGACGCTATACCTGAGCcgtctatatattattgaaATTACACCAAAAGGTTGATTTGAAAAAAGATTCgttgccacttaatgaatacGTGTGAGACATAATGATTTAAAAACCAAGTACTAACACACAAAGAATAAGTGACATCAGTGCAATATTCGTTATTGTATGATTTGAGTGTACTAGAGATTCGTTAGCACTTACAAGCATCAAGCCTTTGATAGTGACGTCGGTGTAATAGTCTGGCTCTTGTTCTTGAAGAGAGAGCAAATGGTTAACCATGGTGTTACCGTCTTTGTCTCTTCTGCACTCATCAAGCAACCGCTGCAAGATCTCATCCATGGCTTCTCCAACAGCTTTCACTTTCTTCTCAAAGCTCCCTCCCAATACTTTCAAGAATTGTAAGTAATCTCCAGGGTGCCTCGCGCCGCTACAGTCGTTAACATCGGCGACAAGTTTCTTGAAAAGATTCGCTTCTTCCTCATTATGGACTTCGTCTCCGTAATATCTCTTGCCCGTGACCATCCTCACGATGTTGTTGAACGTTAGGTCAGACAAGAGCGGCTCTAGCTCGATCTCTTTGTTGACCTCACGTGAGAGTCTCGTGAGCATGCGGCGTATTTCGTCTTTACGTATATAGAGGAAGTTGGTGAGACGGTTCGAGGAGAGGATTTCTAGGGAGCAGACACGGCGGAGGTTACGCCAGTGATCGCCGTAAGGAGCGGTGCCTACGGTTGTGTAGTTGTACGCAACGTATTTTGCGGTTAGGAAACAAGGCCGGTTTGAGACAAGGACGTCGTTTTGGCCCGTGAAGCATTCTGACGCGAG
The window above is part of the Brassica napus cultivar Da-Ae chromosome C3, Da-Ae, whole genome shotgun sequence genome. Proteins encoded here:
- the LOC106395191 gene encoding cytochrome P450 81F3-like; protein product: MFYYVIILPVALFFVAYKFIFSPKNQRFNLPPSPPYALPILGHHLLIKPPVHRLFHRLSKTYGPIFSLRVGYRRTVVISSSSLASECFTGQNDVLVSNRPCFLTAKYVAYNYTTVGTAPYGDHWRNLRRVCSLEILSSNRLTNFLYIRKDEIRRMLTRLSREVNKEIELEPLLSDLTFNNIVRMVTGKRYYGDEVHNEEEANLFKKLVADVNDCSGARHPGDYLQFLKVLGGSFEKKVKAVGEAMDEILQRLLDECRRDKDGNTMVNHLLSLQEQEPDYYTDVTIKGLMLGMMIAGTDTSAVTLEWAMACLLNHPESLEKAKQEIDEKIGQERLIDEPDLVNLPYLQNILSETFRLYPAAPLLVPRSTTEDIKVGGYDVPRGTMVMVNAWAIHRDPSLWNEPEKFKPERFNIGEGGEDVHKLMPFGNGRRACPGVGLGQRIVTLALGSLIQCFDWEKVNGEMVDMTETPGMAMRKKEPLWALCSSRPIMNKFQAHS